The following proteins are encoded in a genomic region of Sesamum indicum cultivar Zhongzhi No. 13 linkage group LG8, S_indicum_v1.0, whole genome shotgun sequence:
- the LOC105167794 gene encoding uncharacterized protein LOC105167794 codes for MAEDQYQKDVLYIHPSNNSSFIPTSTTLIGSNYLTWSRAVYVALGCKMKLAFIDGSFPRPPVGSALFEQWRRADLMVTSWLWNSISKEIVEAFMYLLNDKKRQHGGQYNFSGNLEAKAVNKVENTASNSESKTDMADLVTGLLKMVKQKKNIFDPISHFVNFVHFEDQFVGNTLKPSALNFGNWIIQSGAINHVCASLSCFESYSTPSCAHFVHLPDGTKKDQETGEVVARGVLMNKLYILKSTASISLLSAAVSTPHSCGAMIDCNEFVWHKRMGHTFMSAIKHIPECKISNDFVDMQCDICPKAKQSRISFKPSLSQSLVPFELVQLDLWGPYRTPSISGYSYVLTILDDFSKSLWEFLIKHKDQVPATHCFLSHD; via the exons ATGGCGGAGGATCAGTATCAGAAGGATGTACTTTACATTCATCCTTCAAACAATTCCAGTTTTATACCGACTTCTACAACTTTGATTGGATCAAATTACCTGACATGGAGTAGAGCAGTGTACGTTGCTCTAGGATGCAAAATGAAGCTTGCCTTCATTGACGGATCGTTTCCTCGACCACCAGTTGGATCTGCTTTGTTTGAACAATGGAGAAGAGCAGATCTCATGGTGACATCTTGGCTCTGGAACTCAATCTCGAAAGAAATCGTGGAGGCCTTCATGTAT TTGTTGAATGATAAGAAAAGGCAGCATGGAggacaatataatttttctggtAATCTGGAAGCCAAAGCAGTGAACAAAGTGGAGAATACAGCTTCCAACAGTGAATCAAAAACAGATATGGCGGATTTAGTGACTGGGTTATTGAAAATGGTCAAACAGAAGAAGAACATTTTTGATCCAATATCTCATTTCGTGAACTTTGTACACTTTGAAGATCAGTTCGTAGGTAACACTCTTAAGCCTTCTGCTTTAAATTTTGGTAACTGGATAATTCAGTCAGGAGCTATAAATCATGTGTGTGCATCTCTGTCATGTTTTGAGTCATATTCCACTCCATCTTGCGCacattttgttcatttacCTGATGGAACCAAAAAG GACCAAGAGACTGGAGAAGTGGTGGCAAGAGGGGTCTTGATGAATAAACTTTACATTCTGAAATCTACTGCTTCCATTTCTCTGCTTAGTGCTGCTGTATCTACACCTCATTCTTGTGGTGCTATGATTGACTGtaatgaatttgtgtggcatAAAAGAATGGGACATACTTTTATGTCCGCTATCAAACACATTCCTGAATGTAAAATCTCGAATGATTTTGTGGATATGCAATGTGATATATGTCCTAAAGCTAAGCAGTCCAGAATTAGTTTTAAACCAAGTCTTTCCCAGTCTCTTGTTCCCTTCGAATTGGTTCAATTAGACCTTTGGGGGCCGTATAGAACACCCAGTATATCTGGCTACAGCTACGTTCTTACTATCTTGGATGATTTTAGCAAGTCCTTGTGGGAATTCCTCATTAAACATAAGGACCAAGTTCCTGCCACACACTGCTTTCTCAGCCATGATTGA